AATTATCAGAAAGTtcctataataaaaaaataatatattttttttattatatagtaTTTTGAGcaaactaaaaaaataatttattttgacaTATTATATCAATTACCTTATATACTATATATTATAAGAGCTCCTCTAtcattgttaaaaaaattattgaaataaatgtatTTTTTTATAAGAGAATATGATGAGTCATCTattgatttattttttgaaaaaaaatattattttatttttaggtgggTAAATGAATCAAGTCGTTCGTGagttattcgaaactcgattcgataaaaattcGTTTGAACTtgtttaatgagactcgttaagataaacaaatcaaactcaaacttCACAATACTCGACTCTTTAGCttgtgaacacgttcgttaaactcatgaataaacttttaaataaaaaaaaataatagttttgatattgaatttatagattttgcattctacttatgaaaaatatagataaaaacaataaataaattatattaaatttatttattagaataaaattataaattataataagaatattataattttctctaaatatataatttactttttaataaatatttaaatttataatttatatttattaagctcgtttaggctcgataaaagtttgaataaactcgtgaaccatgaatatatttattaaataaagctcgagcatGATtcaattataaacgagtcaagctcaaacattcaagagttcgactcGACTCGTCTCGGCTCGATTAGacccttattttttttatatgagaATAATTAGAGATGCCTTTTGATTCCGACTTTATTAATAAAgactcttatgatttattttatttttatatatacttAAATTTTATATCATTTAGAATGTTGTAAAAATGTAAAATGGATAGAGTTCGATAATAAATCTTTATCTCTAAGCAAAGCTTTTGGTTGATATGGATCGCATGTCATGCTCTATCAGAGGGAATTAGAAAATAATAGGCCATGATCCAATTATAAAGGAATAGTTTGGTACCTGAATTCGTTTTTTTAATATTAGACTACAGTAtttgttttgatatttttatttatttatttattttgttttaaaattgaaaaagaagtGGACTGCATCAGGTTCACATTTACGCTGACCCCCCTGTTTCTGGAAACCTCAGCTCCACTTGCGACATATCCTACGGTTGCGGTGGACTCCGCCACGCAACGCACACTGGGAACTGTCCGATCGTAGACGGACGGTTGTGATCCCTTCCAAGGCCCGTCCGCGTCGTTTTTGCCTTGCTTCTGCAGCGATTGACCTGGACACCAGCTGTCGCGAGCAACTCACGGAACGCGTTACCAGATATCGCGATGAGGAAGAGATGACGTCATGAGAAATCTGCTGACCAGGCTCCATCGGTCCATCCTTTCGCTAGCGTCTTCGATGGAGATACGAGCGTGGAATTAACGTGTTTCCTGTTTCTGGTGAGACAGGTCAGCTACATTTATGGCAAAGTATTAAACCCTGACCCTGCTCGCCGACTAGTCCCTATAAACTTTTTGCGGTGCGTGAAAAAGCAAGAGGAGAGAAAGAACGAGAGAGGGTAAGGGGGAGGCAGGCCGGAATCTTCGTGGAATATTCCGTGTAGGCAGCGGATTCATCGGCTGCGTCCGATCGGGAGAGCTGGTGGATAGGAATGGCGAGCGACGAGGCGGTAGCAATCCAGGTCGCCAAGAGGGCCGGGGAGCTCAGCGTCATCACCATCAATTGCCCCGATCAGACGGGCCTCGGATGCGACCTCTGCCGCACGATCCTCGAGTTCGGCCTTCGCATCACCAGAGGAGGTGATAgtggttattattatttttacaattCTGTTAGTTTTATTCTTGCTTGGGCGAATCCCGATGTCATTGTTCTTGCTTTTGTGGTCCTCTTTAGATACCTTGTACATCGTTCTATCCCCTTTTGATTCTGGTGTTCTGATTATTGATTTTAATGACATTTTAGGTTTATTGACAAGTAATTGCTGAAACTCTTATTTTCTCATCTCCATTATACTGTTTGATGACGCAGTGTTCTTTTTCCCGATTCGGGAAATCGTgtgtttttttaatcaaattgcTTCTTCCTGtctaaaaattgaactaattatCTCTAGTTTGCGAATGCCTTTTCTTGATAGTTATCTCCTCACTGCTGTTCACATGTCATCATCtgttttgtttgttttgatttttttactCTTGGAAATGCTGCTGCATTTTTTGAATGACGAGTTTGGATGCTACCTTTTCATTGATGTCACCAAGTCAAACTTTCTTGGAATTGGTctgtaatattattatttttgttttgatTGAAGATTTATCGACTGATGGGCAATGGTGCTATTTGGTATTATGGGTCATCCCGTGCTCAGCCTCCAGTAACATCCATTGGACGAGTTTGAAGAACCGACTAATATCCATTTGCCCGACTTGGTCTTTTCCATTTGACATTGATTCATCGAACCAGCCTATGCATTCTCAGGTTTACCTCATGAAGTTGTTTTCTACTGATCGGAAAGGACTCTTGCATGGTAATTCATATCTTACCTCTGAGTTGATCTTATGTTGGAAGTTGCACTTCTTAATCATTGCCGTATTTGTTGTAGATGTCACACGGGTTCTTTGTGAGCTTGAGCTTTTGATTCACAGAGTGAAGGTCTCAACAACCCCGGATTGCAAGGCCATGAACCTTTTCTTTATTACTGATGGCATGTAAGTGGATCTACCAATTTGTTTCAACTTCTTCTCTTGGATCTTGTGTTTGTTCGAATTTCTATTATCATGCTAGTTTTCATTTGGAATGTTGCATCAACTATGTAATGCAATGAAGTTCTAGCAACTAATGCAATAGgtgcatattttttttttggcaagCGTCTGTGCATAAGGTAGCATATGGTTTCAAGACTGTTATCTTGACAGACTTCTGTGCCCTGTTTAGATAAGATGGAAATTTGTACCTTCTACTTTGCTGTTTTGGCAGGGAGCTCTTGCACACACAAAGGAGACAGGATGAGACGCGTGAACAACTGAGTGCAATCCTTGGGGAGTCTCTTTATAGCTTTGAGATTTTGCCAGCTAATGGTTTTCAACATGGCTTCTCCAGCCTTCCACCACAAGTTGCTGAAAATCTATTTGGCCTGGAGCTAGTAGACAACGAACTTTGTTCACATTCTGTCACTCCAGACATGAAAAATCTGAAGAAACCCGATCTGAATTTTGATAATACATTAAGTCATACTTCGACTTTGCTTCAAATTCATTGTGTTGATCAAAAGGGACTCCTCTATGACATTTTGAGGACATTGAAGGATTGCAATATTCAGGTTCCCTTTCTCCTCTGACTTTTGCTATTTAACTTAAGCTAGATATCACTTATAGCTGTTAAAAAATGAATTATTTAGCATATTAGTTAATTGATTATTGGTTATTGATTCTTGTGTAACCCTGCCTCTCACACTAGGAAAGAAGAGAACTGCAGCAAAGTGATGATTAACAACATTTACCCCTGACATGAGTTCCAATTTCATGAAGAAGCTGAATTTTTCACATCCTCACAAAGCTAGATCTAACAACATTCTCCAGTCATCAGGATTAAAATTGCATCTATATTTATTAtccaataaaaatatatacaaactGCTAGCATATTCTATCTAGCTCTTTATTGCTCATGTTACCTTCACAAAGATTCCACTGCACTCATAATCCCAGTTTGCCAGGTCATTGCAAATGCACATTGAAGATGCATGATAACCGATAATGATCTTGTTCCCCATGATTCAGATAGCTTACGGGCGATTCATGTCGCATACGAAAGGCTCCCGAGAGATTGATCTATTCATCCAGCAAACTGATGGAAAGAAGATTACTGATCCAGAAAAGCAGGAATTCCTATTCTCTCGTTTGAGATCAGAAATGCTTCACCCATTGAGAGTTATGATCGTTAATCGTGGGCCCGAGACCGAGCTCCTCGTTGCCAATCCCGTTGAGCTTTCTGGAAAAGGAAGGCCTCGTGTCTTCTATGATTCCACTCTTGCTCTTAAATTGCTAGGGATTTGCATTTTCTCTGTAAGCAAAGCTACAATCTCTAAACACCTTTTGGTCGCAATACTGCGATTATTCAATCTCCACATATATATATCATTTGCAGGCTGAAATTGGCAGGCACTCATCATCTGATAGGGAATGGGAGGTCTATAGGTTTCTCTTGGTTGATAGCAACGACTTGCCTTTGTCAAGTAGACATGCTAAGAATCATATTGTTGATAGGGTGAGAAGAACTTTAATGGGCTGGTAAGCAGAAACCTATCTAATTTAGAGAAGCGTTCATGTTTCAgcctttttttttaacatttattTTCTTTACCACCCCTATGTAAACGTAAATAGTCAATGGGTCAATTGTACAGTCTTCCTCAGACATTAATATAATTATGTAATTTTGATGTAAAAGTGtactttttttcattaattttgtTGACGGTACAACGAATCTTCGAGAATCAACGCCGTCTCACCTGCTTTCCGTCACCCAAAACGTGCTGTATAAAAAAAATGTAACAAAACGGCGAAAATAACCCC
This genomic stretch from Zingiber officinale cultivar Zhangliang chromosome 7A, Zo_v1.1, whole genome shotgun sequence harbors:
- the LOC122002530 gene encoding ACT domain-containing protein ACR9-like gives rise to the protein MASDEAVAIQVAKRAGELSVITINCPDQTGLGCDLCRTILEFGLRITRGDLSTDGQWCYLVLWVIPCSASSNIHWTSLKNRLISICPTWSFPFDIDSSNQPMHSQVYLMKLFSTDRKGLLHDVTRVLCELELLIHRVKVSTTPDCKAMNLFFITDGMELLHTQRRQDETREQLSAILGESLYSFEILPANGFQHGFSSLPPQVAENLFGLELVDNELCSHSVTPDMKNLKKPDLNFDNTLSHTSTLLQIHCVDQKGLLYDILRTLKDCNIQIAYGRFMSHTKGSREIDLFIQQTDGKKITDPEKQEFLFSRLRSEMLHPLRVMIVNRGPETELLVANPVELSGKGRPRVFYDSTLALKLLGICIFSAEIGRHSSSDREWEVYRFLLVDSNDLPLSSRHAKNHIVDRVRRTLMGW